A genomic region of Leptolyngbya sp. NIES-2104 contains the following coding sequences:
- a CDS encoding Bax inhibitor-1 family protein, whose amino-acid sequence MLTVAQSRPTERAQFIQKTYLHLAGAVGAFIVIEFLLFYTGIAEAITGFVASSRFTWLAILGGFTLLGWLARSLAAKADSVQTQYTGLAIYVVAQALIFAPLLYIAAVFSDPSVIPTAGILTLLLFAGLTAVAFTTKKDFSFLGGILTIGGFIALGLILCSVIFGFTLGLIFSVVMVAFASIAILYDTSKVMHHYATHQHVAASLELFASVALLFWYVLQVVMSMSRR is encoded by the coding sequence ATGCTTACTGTTGCTCAATCTCGACCGACAGAACGCGCCCAGTTCATCCAAAAGACTTATCTGCATTTGGCTGGAGCCGTTGGCGCGTTCATTGTGATTGAATTTCTGCTCTTCTACACAGGAATTGCAGAAGCTATTACTGGGTTTGTTGCATCCAGTCGATTTACCTGGCTGGCGATTCTTGGAGGGTTTACGCTTTTGGGCTGGTTAGCTCGATCGCTAGCTGCCAAAGCGGACTCGGTTCAGACTCAATACACTGGGTTAGCAATCTACGTCGTCGCACAAGCACTAATTTTTGCTCCACTGCTTTACATTGCAGCGGTCTTCTCTGACCCGTCAGTGATTCCGACGGCTGGGATTTTGACTTTACTGCTGTTTGCGGGACTGACAGCGGTTGCATTTACCACGAAAAAAGATTTCTCGTTTCTGGGTGGCATCTTGACGATCGGCGGATTTATCGCGCTCGGTCTGATTCTTTGTAGCGTGATTTTCGGCTTTACGCTCGGTTTGATCTTCTCGGTGGTGATGGTCGCTTTTGCGTCGATCGCTATTTTGTATGACACTTCAAAAGTCATGCACCACTACGCGACTCATCAACACGTCGCCGCGTCCTTAGAGCTGTTTGCTTCCGTTGCATTACTCTTCTGGTACGTGCTGCAAGTTGTAATGTCGATGTCACGTCGTTAA
- a CDS encoding RNA polymerase sigma factor, RpoD/SigA family — MATANTKSKSAPAYSADMVRTYLHEIGRVPMLTHEQEILYGKQVQQMMTLEEKKQKLAKKLGHEPTQQEFSEHVHLSDSELSGIYQRGRRAKQKMIEANLRLVVSIAKKYQKRNLEFLDLIQEGSLGLERGVEKFDPTRGYKFSTYAYWWIRQAITRAIAQQARTIRLPIHITEKLNKIKRVQRELAQKLGRAATAAEIGAELELEPDQIREFLMMSRQPVSLDLRVGDNQDTELQELLEDDGPSPDMTLTQDLLRQDLETLMTDLTPQQREVLSLRYGLRDGYELSLAKVGDRLNLSRERVRQLERQALDHLRRRKANVREYIAS, encoded by the coding sequence ATGGCTACTGCCAACACCAAATCTAAATCCGCTCCCGCTTACAGCGCCGACATGGTGCGTACCTACCTGCATGAGATTGGTCGTGTGCCGATGCTGACCCACGAGCAGGAGATTCTTTACGGTAAGCAAGTCCAGCAGATGATGACGCTGGAAGAGAAGAAGCAGAAGCTTGCTAAGAAGCTCGGTCATGAGCCGACGCAGCAGGAGTTTTCTGAGCACGTTCATCTTAGTGATTCTGAGCTAAGTGGCATCTATCAGCGTGGTCGTCGCGCGAAGCAGAAGATGATCGAAGCGAATCTTCGCTTGGTTGTGTCGATCGCGAAGAAGTACCAGAAGCGCAATCTTGAGTTTTTGGATCTGATTCAAGAAGGCTCATTAGGCTTAGAACGTGGCGTTGAGAAGTTTGACCCGACTCGTGGGTATAAGTTCTCGACCTATGCTTACTGGTGGATTCGTCAGGCGATTACAAGAGCGATCGCTCAACAAGCCCGGACGATTCGCTTACCGATTCACATTACTGAGAAGCTCAATAAGATCAAGCGCGTTCAGCGTGAGTTGGCTCAAAAGCTCGGTCGGGCTGCGACTGCGGCTGAGATTGGTGCCGAGTTAGAGCTTGAGCCGGATCAGATTCGTGAGTTTCTCATGATGTCTCGTCAGCCTGTATCGCTCGATCTGCGGGTCGGAGATAATCAGGACACCGAGCTTCAGGAGTTGCTTGAAGATGATGGTCCTTCGCCGGATATGACCTTGACTCAGGATTTATTGCGGCAGGATCTCGAAACGTTGATGACTGATCTGACTCCGCAGCAGCGGGAAGTCTTGAGCTTGCGATATGGCTTGCGAGATGGGTATGAGTTGTCGCTGGCGAAAGTGGGCGATCGCTTAAATCTGAGCCGTGAGCGTGTTCGTCAGCTTGAGCGCCAAGCGTTGGATCATCTGCGTCGTCGCAAGGCGAATGTGCGCGAGTACATTGCCAGCTAG